Proteins from a genomic interval of Leptospira kanakyensis:
- a CDS encoding Cys-rich protein, with product MKKTNRLFSILVLVLFAGSIQAADFPKCKEACDKFYTCTVQVNPNASEEQKNTLKKGCEFNCNRPKYYNKIAGCLTSGDSCKSFSSCIMKEMQANK from the coding sequence ATGAAAAAAACAAACCGTTTGTTTTCAATTCTGGTTCTGGTATTATTTGCCGGATCCATCCAAGCAGCTGACTTTCCTAAATGTAAAGAGGCCTGCGATAAGTTTTACACCTGCACAGTGCAAGTGAACCCAAATGCTTCTGAAGAGCAAAAAAACACCCTCAAAAAAGGTTGTGAGTTCAATTGCAACCGACCTAAATACTACAACAAAATTGCGGGATGCCTCACTAGCGGTGACTCTTGTAAATCTTTCTCTTCTTGCATTATGAAAGAAATGCAAGCCAACAAATAA
- the plsY gene encoding glycerol-3-phosphate 1-O-acyltransferase PlsY: MILAAVLLSYLLGGIPVGFLLAKQVRGIDIREYGSRNIGATNVGRVIGWKYGIIALFLDALKGAIPVFFASYIESPYSLTTTEILLGSVAILGHTFTPFLHFKGGKGVATALGVYMTLVPIVTVCAVVIFFIVYKVSGFVSLGSILATLSMPIWYFGTTKYIPDSEYQPIIFFVLVATFFLISYSHRENIKRLVLGKELRATQNAN, encoded by the coding sequence ATGATACTTGCCGCAGTCCTATTGAGCTACCTTTTAGGTGGCATTCCGGTCGGGTTTCTTCTGGCCAAACAAGTGCGGGGGATTGACATCCGCGAATACGGCAGCCGTAATATCGGTGCGACAAACGTCGGCCGTGTCATTGGTTGGAAGTATGGAATCATCGCCCTCTTTTTGGATGCCCTCAAAGGTGCCATTCCCGTTTTCTTCGCCTCTTATATTGAATCTCCTTATTCACTGACCACCACTGAGATTTTACTTGGATCTGTTGCCATCCTTGGCCATACATTCACACCCTTCCTTCATTTCAAAGGGGGAAAAGGGGTTGCTACAGCTCTCGGTGTGTATATGACCCTTGTTCCCATTGTTACTGTTTGTGCGGTCGTGATCTTTTTTATTGTCTATAAAGTTTCTGGATTTGTTTCTCTTGGTTCCATCTTGGCAACCTTGTCTATGCCGATTTGGTATTTTGGAACGACAAAATACATTCCTGATTCTGAATACCAACCCATCATCTTTTTTGTGTTAGTTGCTACTTTTTTTCTCATTTCCTATTCTCATAGAGAAAACATCAAACGTTTGGTGTTAGGTAAAGAACTGCGAGCAACACAGAATGCAAACTGA
- a CDS encoding chromosome segregation SMC family protein, with protein MHLKSLSIVGFKTFADETEINFDPGFTAVVGPNGSGKSNIVDSVKWVFGEKSAKGLRGEKMDDVIFHGTESRRPAGFSEVSILFDNDDHFFNIDYPSVKITRRLYPDGENEYYLNDIRTTRKDIEKTLLDTGIGKSSYSILEQGRVDQILNSKPEERRAIFEEAAGVSRFKLDRKEATKKLDDTNQNLLRIQDIMNSMVKDLEVKEKQSEKAEQYFKLKSDLDESDKNLRFLKLRDFKRRMKKSDEDLLEIREKNKSILSLIQNETNLISEKETTKEAKEREIAEIDKKLFDHLSKSQIQKEKIAKNKTFILEYELRIGEILSALETENQATIKLEVEKRAIELENERQREIQSTLQEEIQGLESKRVSLELSIKEEEKSIEEKEGRISENEKRHITLRDKQKTVILELIQELENKKRESREGEEIRNADKADLLSDLNLYQNKLESALNSLESSKLSDGISNLKEIQLNRYSEKLTSFLKREDDFRNLLFDKDGILSKKESIDQEIEDLILENENLTRGIRDHQSNIILHRSHWEETRTHIVELEKKLLESNSRLENQQKEIAVLDERIGEIQKRILGAKEQESVIREKKDSLEKEVEVLEKEIEESYQEFLSMSRILESEKETLQSLVEEISGIKSNITKNQEVFQNLLPLLSEKERTSSALKVQIDSLVEELYNDYSLTDSELETERGGLELDQKAEERRLRSAKSEIQLLGSINPLAIEEYRNIKEIYEHNHKQKIDIESSKKDIEEVLKRINEESEKLFQETFEKIKQNFQETFSTLFNGGRATLELTEKEDSLNSGVEIMAEPPGKHVQNLRLLSGGEKSLTAIALLFAIYMVKPSPFCFLDEIDAALDEANKLRFCQILDRFKDKTQFIVVSHAQSTISRANAIFGVTNEEPGISKILSLRLDEAKSLSKQISQKTGTDN; from the coding sequence ATGCATTTAAAGAGCCTAAGTATTGTTGGATTCAAAACATTTGCGGATGAAACAGAGATCAATTTTGATCCTGGGTTTACTGCTGTCGTCGGGCCGAATGGTTCGGGGAAATCAAATATCGTCGATTCGGTCAAATGGGTCTTTGGTGAAAAAAGTGCCAAAGGACTCCGCGGTGAAAAGATGGATGATGTCATCTTCCATGGAACAGAGAGTAGGCGACCTGCTGGATTTTCCGAGGTTTCCATTCTTTTTGATAACGATGACCATTTTTTCAACATTGATTATCCGTCGGTAAAAATCACTCGTCGTTTGTATCCTGATGGGGAAAACGAATATTATCTCAATGATATCAGAACCACAAGAAAGGATATCGAAAAAACCTTACTCGATACAGGAATTGGTAAATCTAGTTATAGCATTTTAGAACAAGGCCGTGTGGACCAAATCCTCAATTCCAAACCAGAAGAAAGAAGGGCTATCTTTGAAGAGGCTGCTGGTGTTTCTCGGTTCAAACTGGATCGCAAAGAAGCCACAAAGAAGTTGGATGATACCAACCAAAACCTTCTTCGCATCCAAGACATTATGAATTCTATGGTGAAAGACCTGGAAGTCAAAGAAAAACAATCCGAAAAGGCAGAACAATACTTCAAACTTAAATCCGATTTGGATGAATCGGACAAAAACTTGCGATTTTTAAAACTCAGAGATTTCAAACGTCGTATGAAAAAGTCGGATGAAGATCTACTCGAGATTCGAGAAAAAAACAAATCGATTTTATCACTCATTCAAAACGAAACGAATCTGATTTCTGAAAAAGAAACCACCAAAGAGGCCAAAGAAAGGGAAATCGCCGAAATCGATAAAAAGTTATTCGATCATCTTTCTAAAAGCCAAATCCAGAAAGAAAAAATAGCCAAAAACAAAACCTTTATTTTGGAATATGAACTTCGAATAGGGGAAATTCTTTCTGCTTTAGAAACAGAAAACCAAGCCACCATCAAACTCGAAGTGGAAAAACGTGCCATTGAGTTGGAAAACGAACGCCAAAGAGAAATTCAATCCACGTTGCAAGAAGAGATCCAAGGATTGGAATCAAAACGTGTATCCTTAGAACTTTCCATCAAAGAAGAAGAAAAGTCCATTGAAGAAAAAGAAGGTAGGATTAGCGAAAATGAAAAACGCCATATCACCCTTCGGGACAAACAAAAAACAGTCATACTCGAACTCATCCAAGAGTTAGAAAATAAAAAAAGAGAATCGAGAGAAGGTGAAGAAATTCGTAATGCAGACAAAGCAGACCTTCTTTCTGATTTAAATTTGTATCAGAACAAATTAGAATCAGCTCTTAACAGCTTAGAATCTTCTAAACTGAGTGATGGAATTTCTAACTTAAAAGAAATTCAGTTAAACCGTTATTCCGAAAAATTAACTTCGTTTTTGAAAAGAGAGGACGATTTTAGAAATCTACTTTTTGATAAAGACGGAATTCTTTCTAAAAAAGAATCCATAGACCAAGAAATCGAAGATTTAATTTTAGAAAACGAAAACCTAACACGGGGAATTCGGGATCACCAAAGTAATATTATTTTGCACAGAAGTCATTGGGAAGAAACAAGAACCCATATTGTGGAACTTGAGAAAAAACTTCTCGAATCTAACTCTCGTTTGGAAAACCAACAGAAAGAAATTGCAGTCCTTGATGAAAGGATTGGTGAGATTCAAAAACGAATTTTAGGTGCAAAGGAACAAGAATCTGTCATTCGTGAAAAGAAAGATAGTTTGGAGAAGGAAGTTGAGGTTTTAGAAAAAGAAATCGAAGAATCCTACCAAGAGTTCCTTTCTATGAGTCGCATTTTGGAATCTGAAAAAGAAACCTTACAATCCCTTGTTGAGGAAATTTCTGGAATCAAATCCAATATCACAAAAAACCAAGAAGTGTTCCAAAACCTTCTCCCTTTACTTTCTGAAAAAGAAAGAACCAGTTCCGCACTCAAAGTTCAAATTGATTCCCTCGTGGAAGAATTGTACAATGATTATTCCCTAACCGATTCTGAATTGGAAACAGAACGTGGGGGACTAGAACTGGACCAAAAGGCAGAGGAAAGAAGATTACGTTCTGCCAAATCGGAGATCCAACTTCTAGGTTCCATCAATCCACTTGCGATTGAAGAATATCGTAATATCAAAGAAATTTACGAACACAATCATAAACAAAAGATCGATATTGAAAGTTCTAAAAAAGACATTGAAGAAGTTTTGAAACGAATCAACGAAGAGTCCGAAAAACTTTTCCAAGAAACCTTTGAAAAAATCAAACAAAACTTCCAGGAAACTTTTTCTACATTATTCAATGGAGGAAGGGCAACACTCGAACTTACGGAAAAAGAAGACTCTCTCAATTCCGGAGTGGAGATTATGGCAGAACCTCCAGGCAAACATGTTCAGAACTTACGATTGTTATCTGGGGGAGAGAAGTCTCTTACAGCAATTGCACTTCTCTTTGCCATCTACATGGTAAAACCAAGCCCATTTTGTTTCCTAGATGAGATTGATGCGGCCCTGGATGAGGCCAATAAACTTAGGTTCTGTCAGATCCTTGATCGGTTCAAAGACAAAACTCAGTTTATTGTGGTCTCCCATGCACAGTCTACGATCTCACGCGCCAATGCTATTTTTGGAGTCACCAACGAAGAACCCGGAATCTCAAAGATCCTTTCCCTTCGTTTGGATGAAGCAAAATCTCTATCCAAACAAATCTCACAAAAAACCGGAACTGACAACTAA
- a CDS encoding motility associated factor glycosyltransferase family protein has protein sequence MSQIIDPISSEIFERKPYLQNYFKNFASGNLWELGSAKKPGEYYVSLNGEPLSSSFSPLTQAIRLLDTYSLRSTDIVILFGLGNPHLIQKISETLAPGQILILIGDDETLIPVIWDQILKPVLQIPGRHLFSGDVFFPLFFNYLESLPIERVSGLKVIRNPTDTNRNPIYRELEEKTQTVFSAKMSDLLTKFEFERLWIKNSIWNLVHVGKKSPVRYPISSLRDKFKGLTAVLVSAGPSLRKNLPWLQSVRDKVFVLSCDTSLKVLIKAGIQADGVVTLDAQTNSFFHFMGESLTQIPLFADLVSSPTLLREPMFQSVVHSVTAKYQVDPEGSLVREVTAGGELAEQVFTEVGDIQSGGSVATTAFDMLRYMGFTSVYFLGQDLAYSGREIHSTGTHHNEKWLTLLGRKKSLEHINEVIIRKRETRFVPRAGSETSVLTDYVLDLYRHWFEESANTVTEMNLFNVNEDGAEIAGIQSLSPERANEKLTETPNHNYPWRELPIWKLSLEDGIPSYLHPQGSESLYQRIQKDLEFMEAGLKSFEENPVISSFQESDIWIWMREQSYLRRMVRKTEIYILRHKDLELTRKNQLMIQSIKKEIRYLKRSLYPMMDSFPEKG, from the coding sequence ATGTCCCAAATTATCGATCCCATTTCCAGTGAAATTTTTGAAAGGAAGCCATACTTACAAAATTATTTCAAAAACTTTGCCTCCGGAAATCTTTGGGAATTGGGTTCAGCCAAGAAACCAGGGGAATATTATGTCTCATTAAATGGGGAACCTCTCTCTTCCTCCTTCTCCCCCCTAACACAAGCAATCCGACTTTTGGACACTTATTCTTTACGGTCGACAGATATCGTTATTTTGTTCGGACTTGGAAACCCGCATCTCATTCAAAAAATCAGCGAAACTTTGGCACCGGGACAAATTTTGATTCTTATCGGCGACGACGAAACACTAATTCCTGTTATTTGGGATCAAATTTTAAAACCAGTTTTACAAATCCCAGGTAGGCATTTGTTTTCAGGAGATGTTTTTTTTCCCTTATTTTTTAACTATTTAGAGTCCTTACCCATTGAACGAGTGAGTGGACTGAAAGTCATTCGGAACCCAACCGACACAAATAGAAACCCCATCTATCGCGAGTTAGAAGAGAAAACACAAACCGTGTTTTCTGCTAAAATGAGTGACCTACTGACCAAGTTTGAATTTGAAAGGTTATGGATTAAAAACTCCATTTGGAATTTGGTTCATGTAGGAAAAAAATCACCGGTCCGTTATCCCATCTCTTCTTTGAGAGACAAGTTCAAAGGACTTACTGCCGTTCTCGTATCTGCTGGCCCATCTTTACGTAAGAACCTTCCTTGGTTGCAATCGGTCAGAGATAAAGTTTTTGTTTTATCTTGTGATACTTCTCTCAAAGTTCTCATCAAAGCGGGAATTCAGGCAGATGGGGTTGTCACACTGGATGCCCAAACCAATTCCTTTTTTCACTTTATGGGTGAGTCTCTAACCCAAATCCCTCTTTTTGCTGATTTGGTCAGCTCCCCCACACTTCTGCGGGAACCAATGTTCCAATCGGTAGTCCATTCGGTAACGGCTAAATACCAAGTGGATCCCGAAGGATCTCTAGTCCGGGAAGTCACGGCAGGAGGGGAACTCGCCGAACAGGTATTTACCGAAGTGGGTGACATCCAATCTGGCGGATCTGTGGCTACCACTGCCTTTGATATGCTTCGGTATATGGGATTTACTTCTGTGTATTTTCTTGGCCAAGACTTGGCGTATTCAGGAAGGGAAATCCATTCCACAGGGACACATCACAATGAAAAATGGCTCACCCTACTTGGTAGAAAAAAAAGTTTAGAACATATCAATGAAGTGATCATTCGTAAAAGGGAAACTAGATTTGTTCCCAGGGCCGGTAGTGAGACTTCCGTTCTTACCGATTATGTTTTGGATTTGTACAGGCACTGGTTTGAAGAATCCGCAAACACAGTAACTGAAATGAACCTCTTCAATGTCAATGAAGATGGGGCAGAAATTGCAGGGATCCAATCCCTATCTCCCGAGAGAGCAAATGAAAAATTAACAGAAACACCAAACCACAACTATCCTTGGCGGGAACTTCCCATTTGGAAATTAAGTTTGGAAGATGGGATCCCCTCCTACTTACACCCCCAAGGTTCTGAAAGTTTATACCAACGAATCCAAAAGGATTTGGAGTTTATGGAAGCTGGCTTAAAGAGTTTTGAAGAGAACCCGGTGATTTCGTCCTTTCAGGAATCAGACATTTGGATTTGGATGAGGGAACAGTCCTATTTAAGAAGGATGGTGCGTAAAACAGAGATTTACATTTTGCGCCATAAGGATTTGGAACTAACTCGCAAGAACCAACTCATGATCCAATCCATCAAAAAAGAAATTCGTTATTTGAAACGAAGTCTTTATCCAATGATGGATTCATTTCCTGAAAAAGGATGA
- the glnA gene encoding type I glutamate--ammonia ligase yields the protein MQFATPKFTSGKEVVEYAKKNGVIFYDFRFTDIKGMWHHVSYYVNSVDEETFKGIPFDGSSIARWQPINASDMQLHPEISTAFLDPFTADKTLVMFCDVWDIYKKQYYEKCPRSIAKKALDFMNKSGIADTAYFGPENEFFVFDSLRVRDEINCQYYELDSNEGIWNTHSEIPGTSNTGKINFNSGHRPGTKGGYFPVAPIDSQVDLRAEFVKTLEAIGMETFVVHHEVAQAQGEIGVKFGTLIEAADNVQKLKYIVKMVAHRHGKTATFMPKPLFGDNGNGMHVHISLWKGGKNLFAGDKYQGLSDFAFNYVGGVLKYARACAAFTNASTNSYKRLIPGFEAPSILAYSAQNRSASCRIPFVSGEKAKRVEFRFPDSTANPYLAFASLLMAGMAGVAEKIDPGPAREEDLFELSLDEIREKGIRQMPHTLREAMEEMLAQREIFKQGDVFTENFLQTYQHYKFETEIWPWEGRPHPYEFLTTYSC from the coding sequence ATGCAGTTCGCAACCCCAAAATTTACTTCCGGAAAGGAAGTGGTTGAGTATGCCAAAAAAAATGGAGTCATTTTCTACGACTTCCGCTTCACGGATATCAAAGGAATGTGGCATCACGTTTCTTATTATGTGAATTCAGTTGATGAAGAAACATTCAAAGGAATTCCTTTTGATGGATCTTCCATTGCTCGTTGGCAGCCAATCAATGCTTCTGACATGCAACTACACCCAGAAATTTCTACGGCTTTTTTGGATCCGTTCACTGCTGACAAAACACTCGTTATGTTTTGTGACGTATGGGACATCTACAAAAAACAATACTATGAAAAATGCCCACGTTCCATTGCGAAAAAAGCATTAGATTTCATGAACAAATCCGGAATTGCAGACACTGCGTATTTTGGTCCAGAAAATGAATTCTTTGTTTTTGACAGTCTACGTGTTCGTGATGAAATTAACTGCCAATACTATGAATTAGATTCTAACGAAGGGATCTGGAACACTCACTCTGAAATTCCAGGAACAAGCAATACAGGAAAAATCAACTTCAACTCCGGACACCGTCCTGGAACTAAAGGTGGATACTTCCCAGTAGCTCCTATTGACTCTCAAGTTGACCTCCGTGCTGAATTTGTAAAAACTCTAGAAGCTATCGGAATGGAAACTTTCGTGGTTCACCACGAAGTAGCACAAGCACAAGGGGAAATTGGTGTTAAGTTTGGAACTTTGATTGAAGCAGCTGATAACGTTCAAAAGCTAAAATACATCGTGAAGATGGTGGCTCATAGACACGGAAAAACTGCTACTTTTATGCCAAAACCACTTTTTGGTGATAACGGTAACGGTATGCACGTTCATATCTCTCTTTGGAAAGGTGGAAAAAACCTTTTTGCTGGAGACAAATACCAAGGTCTTTCTGACTTCGCGTTCAACTATGTTGGTGGAGTTTTGAAATATGCAAGAGCTTGTGCTGCGTTCACTAACGCATCTACTAACTCTTACAAACGACTCATTCCTGGATTCGAAGCTCCTTCTATCTTAGCATACTCTGCTCAGAACCGTTCTGCTTCTTGCCGTATTCCTTTTGTTAGCGGTGAAAAAGCAAAACGTGTGGAATTCCGATTCCCAGATTCAACAGCTAACCCTTATTTGGCGTTTGCTTCACTTCTTATGGCTGGTATGGCTGGTGTTGCTGAAAAAATCGATCCAGGTCCTGCTCGTGAAGAAGATCTTTTTGAACTTTCATTGGATGAAATCCGTGAAAAAGGAATCCGCCAAATGCCTCACACACTTCGTGAAGCAATGGAAGAGATGCTTGCTCAAAGAGAAATTTTCAAACAAGGTGATGTGTTTACAGAAAACTTTCTACAAACATACCAACACTACAAGTTTGAAACAGAAATTTGGCCATGGGAAGGTCGCCCTCACCCATACGAATTCCTCACTACTTACTCTTGTTAA